The following coding sequences lie in one Silene latifolia isolate original U9 population chromosome 5, ASM4854445v1, whole genome shotgun sequence genomic window:
- the LOC141657431 gene encoding uncharacterized protein LOC141657431 isoform X1, giving the protein MNSLSCTSSLSYPSTYQQYGLHNRLPRLNTNNLCQYSNSKCCYVRHSDGNTSVSYLPLTARSSLACAKNLPEEGLVAVADFEDLDDKDWSFLGVDSMKSKEEHDRKVDQIIYSGNVVGTSKILISMGSDDFVDRLVESSPSQLLLLVHESFLSLACIKERHDKVKCWQGEFSSVPKKWAPFDVVFLYYLPAFPHQLEETFKALASFCATGRSARVVISHLQGRQGLEQERQKYPNNVVSELPEKLTLENVASNHSFMMKEYIDDPSFYLAVLEFNA; this is encoded by the exons ATGAATTCTCTCTCATGTACATCATCGCTCTCATATCCGTCAACCTACCAACAATACGGTCTTCATAATAGATTACCAAGACTTAATACCAACAACCTTTGCCAATATTCCAATAGCAAATGTTGCTACGTTCGTCATTCTGATGGAAATACATCTGTTAGTTATCTTCCCTTAACTGCTCGGAGTTCATTAGCTTGTGCTAAAAATCTACCAGAAGAAGGGCTTGTTGCCGTCGCGGACTTTGAAGATTTAGATGACAAGGATTGGTCATTTCTTGGAGTTGACAGTATGAAATCCAAAGAAGAACATGACAGAAAGGTTGATCAAATTATCTACTCTGGAAATGTTGTGGGTACCTCAAAGATCCTAATTTCTATGGGCTCAGATGATTTTGTTGATCGTTTGGTTGAGTCTTCTCCCAGCCAACTTTTGCTACTCGTTCACGAGTCTTTCCTTTCTCTTGCATGCATAAAAGAGAGGCATGACAAAGTTAAGTGTTGGCAAGGAGAATTTAGTTCTGTACCTAAAAAATGGGCACCCTTTGATGTTGTTTTCCTGTATTACTTGCCCGCTTTTCCGCATCAACTTGAAGAGACCTTCAAAGCGCTTGCTAGTTTCTGTGCGACAGGTAGAA GTGCGAGAGTGGTGATCAGCCATCTCCAAGGCAGGCAGGGTTTAGAGCAGGAAAGACAGAAGTACCCTAATAATGTCGTGTCTGAATTGCCTGAAAAATTGACCTTGGAGAACGTTGCATCAAATCACTCCTTCATGATGAAAGAATATATCGATGATCCGAGCTTTTACCTAGCAGTTCTAGAGTTTAATGCATGA
- the LOC141657431 gene encoding uncharacterized protein LOC141657431 isoform X2, translating into MNSLSCTSSLSYPSTYQQYGLHNRLPRLNTNNLCQYSNSKCCYVRHSDGNTSVSYLPLTARSSLACAKNLPEEGLVAVADFEDLDDKDWSFLGVDSMKSKEEHDRKVDQIIYSGNVVGTSKILISMGSDDFVDRLVESSPSQLLLLVHESFLSLACIKERHDKVKCWQGEFSSVPKKWAPFDVVFLYYLPAFPHQLEETFKALASFCATGARVVISHLQGRQGLEQERQKYPNNVVSELPEKLTLENVASNHSFMMKEYIDDPSFYLAVLEFNA; encoded by the exons ATGAATTCTCTCTCATGTACATCATCGCTCTCATATCCGTCAACCTACCAACAATACGGTCTTCATAATAGATTACCAAGACTTAATACCAACAACCTTTGCCAATATTCCAATAGCAAATGTTGCTACGTTCGTCATTCTGATGGAAATACATCTGTTAGTTATCTTCCCTTAACTGCTCGGAGTTCATTAGCTTGTGCTAAAAATCTACCAGAAGAAGGGCTTGTTGCCGTCGCGGACTTTGAAGATTTAGATGACAAGGATTGGTCATTTCTTGGAGTTGACAGTATGAAATCCAAAGAAGAACATGACAGAAAGGTTGATCAAATTATCTACTCTGGAAATGTTGTGGGTACCTCAAAGATCCTAATTTCTATGGGCTCAGATGATTTTGTTGATCGTTTGGTTGAGTCTTCTCCCAGCCAACTTTTGCTACTCGTTCACGAGTCTTTCCTTTCTCTTGCATGCATAAAAGAGAGGCATGACAAAGTTAAGTGTTGGCAAGGAGAATTTAGTTCTGTACCTAAAAAATGGGCACCCTTTGATGTTGTTTTCCTGTATTACTTGCCCGCTTTTCCGCATCAACTTGAAGAGACCTTCAAAGCGCTTGCTAGTTTCTGTGCGACAG GTGCGAGAGTGGTGATCAGCCATCTCCAAGGCAGGCAGGGTTTAGAGCAGGAAAGACAGAAGTACCCTAATAATGTCGTGTCTGAATTGCCTGAAAAATTGACCTTGGAGAACGTTGCATCAAATCACTCCTTCATGATGAAAGAATATATCGATGATCCGAGCTTTTACCTAGCAGTTCTAGAGTTTAATGCATGA